One genomic segment of Bradyrhizobium diazoefficiens includes these proteins:
- a CDS encoding DHA2 family efflux MFS transporter permease subunit produces MTDATQEGAGGWSPERSAAGGHNPYLIAFVVSIATFMEVLDTTIANVALRHIAGGLAVGLDESTYVITSYLVANAIVLSISGWLSTVLGRKRFYMLCVAIFTVASLFCGLAWNLQALVLFRILQGLGGGGMATSEQAILADSFPPQKRGQAFAIYGVAVVVAPVVGPTLGGWITDTYSWHWVFLINVPMGLISLFLVGTLVKEPSGAEEERQELLSRGLRVDYVGFILVAVGLGSLEFVLDEGQRNDWFGSSMILSFALLAAFCLLALIPWELSRDDPIVDIRLLGQRQFGACFLVMLGTFAVLISATQLLPQLLQTEIGYTAMLAGLALSPGGIATMMLMPVVGRLVGIVQPKYLIMFGATVAGLAMWHLTGLTEDISYGYAALSRIYLAIGLPFLFLPVTTASYDGVPPEQTNQASALINVGRNIGGSMGVALSQTMLAQRQQFHQSRLIEHVAPSDLGYQQTIDAMTRFFQAQGSNATDAASQALAWVGQTLQRQVDLLAYIDVFSSLAILAMLLIPIAAVLRLIDLHAPARGH; encoded by the coding sequence ATGACGGACGCCACGCAAGAGGGCGCCGGAGGCTGGTCGCCGGAGCGCTCGGCGGCCGGCGGGCACAATCCCTATCTGATCGCCTTCGTGGTTTCGATCGCGACCTTCATGGAGGTGCTCGACACCACCATCGCCAATGTCGCGCTGCGCCATATCGCCGGCGGGCTTGCGGTCGGCCTCGACGAGAGCACTTACGTCATCACCAGCTACCTCGTTGCCAACGCAATCGTGCTGTCGATCTCCGGCTGGCTCTCCACCGTGCTGGGACGCAAGCGCTTCTATATGCTCTGTGTCGCGATCTTCACCGTCGCCTCGCTGTTCTGCGGGCTCGCTTGGAATCTGCAGGCGCTGGTGCTGTTCCGCATCCTGCAAGGGTTGGGCGGCGGCGGCATGGCGACCAGCGAGCAGGCGATTTTGGCCGACTCCTTCCCGCCGCAGAAGCGTGGCCAAGCCTTTGCAATTTACGGGGTCGCCGTCGTCGTTGCACCCGTGGTCGGTCCAACCCTCGGCGGCTGGATTACCGACACTTATTCATGGCACTGGGTGTTCTTGATCAACGTGCCGATGGGGCTCATTTCGCTGTTTCTCGTCGGCACCCTGGTGAAGGAGCCGTCAGGCGCCGAGGAGGAAAGGCAAGAGCTCCTCAGCAGGGGTCTTCGCGTCGATTATGTCGGGTTCATCCTGGTTGCGGTCGGGCTCGGCTCGCTCGAATTCGTGCTCGATGAAGGCCAGCGCAACGACTGGTTCGGATCCAGCATGATCCTGTCCTTCGCGCTGCTCGCGGCCTTCTGCCTGCTCGCGCTGATCCCGTGGGAATTGTCGCGCGACGATCCCATAGTCGATATCCGCCTGCTCGGCCAGCGCCAGTTCGGCGCCTGCTTCCTGGTGATGCTCGGCACCTTTGCGGTGCTGATCTCGGCGACCCAATTGTTGCCGCAGCTATTGCAGACCGAGATCGGCTACACCGCCATGCTCGCGGGCCTGGCGCTGTCGCCCGGCGGCATCGCGACGATGATGCTGATGCCGGTGGTGGGACGGCTGGTCGGGATCGTGCAGCCGAAATATCTCATCATGTTCGGAGCGACGGTTGCCGGCCTGGCGATGTGGCATCTGACCGGGCTGACCGAAGACATCTCCTATGGTTATGCCGCGCTTTCGCGCATTTATCTGGCGATCGGCCTTCCCTTCCTGTTTCTGCCGGTGACAACGGCGTCCTATGACGGCGTGCCGCCCGAGCAAACCAACCAGGCTTCCGCCCTGATCAATGTCGGGCGCAACATCGGCGGCTCGATGGGGGTGGCGCTGTCGCAGACGATGTTGGCGCAACGCCAGCAATTCCATCAGAGCCGGTTGATCGAGCACGTGGCGCCGTCCGATCTCGGTTACCAGCAGACGATCGACGCGATGACGCGCTTCTTCCAGGCCCAGGGCTCGAACGCGACGGACGCGGCCTCGCAGGCGCTCGCCTGGGTCGGCCAGACGTTGCAGCGGCAGGTCGATCTCCTCGCCTATATCGATGTCTTCTCGTCGCTAGCGATCCTCGCCATGCTGTTAATTCCGATCGCCGCCGTTCTCCGTCTGATCGATTTGCACGCTCCGGCACGGGGGCACTGA
- a CDS encoding HlyD family secretion protein: protein MDAQTRQRDPSAEQPQRAKEAPKTSPDQTRDADDQRPKTPSLRDRLREHWLLATVGAIVLIAALAGGLLYWLEVRHYESTDDAFIAARSFSVASKVGGYVTDIPVTDNQHVKAGDLLAKIDERDYRIAVDQATAQVEVSKANIANVEAQIVSQQEQIKQAQAQLDQAQAQLKFAQEEFNRAEDLVEKGAGTVQRQQQTRSDLQAQQANTERAKTAVATAQVGIKTLQAQLEGAKAQLEQSQAQLDQAKLNLEYTNVIAAQSGRVVKLSGAKGTFVTAGQSLMMFVPDEVWIVANYKETQLNDMRPGQPVEIRIDAYPGRKLTGHVDSVQPGSGTAFSLLPAENATGNYVKVVQRVPVKIVVDNWPADLPVGPGMSVVPWAKVR from the coding sequence GTGGATGCTCAGACACGGCAGCGTGATCCGTCGGCGGAGCAGCCGCAGAGGGCGAAGGAAGCTCCGAAGACCTCCCCTGATCAGACCCGCGACGCCGACGACCAGAGGCCGAAGACACCATCGCTGCGCGACCGGCTTCGCGAGCACTGGCTGCTCGCGACCGTCGGCGCCATCGTGCTGATCGCGGCTCTGGCCGGCGGGCTGCTGTATTGGCTGGAGGTGCGCCACTATGAATCCACCGACGACGCCTTCATCGCCGCGCGCAGCTTTTCCGTCGCCTCGAAGGTCGGCGGCTATGTGACCGACATCCCGGTCACGGACAACCAGCATGTCAAGGCCGGCGATCTGCTGGCGAAGATCGACGAGCGCGACTACCGGATCGCGGTCGATCAGGCCACTGCGCAGGTTGAAGTCTCCAAGGCGAACATCGCCAATGTCGAGGCGCAGATTGTCTCTCAGCAGGAGCAGATCAAGCAGGCCCAGGCCCAGCTCGATCAGGCGCAGGCCCAGCTCAAGTTCGCACAAGAGGAGTTCAATCGCGCCGAAGATCTCGTCGAGAAGGGCGCCGGCACCGTGCAGCGTCAGCAGCAGACCCGTTCCGACCTTCAGGCACAGCAGGCCAATACCGAGCGCGCCAAGACCGCGGTCGCGACTGCACAGGTCGGCATCAAGACGCTGCAAGCCCAGCTCGAAGGCGCCAAGGCGCAGCTGGAGCAATCGCAGGCGCAACTCGATCAGGCCAAGTTGAACTTGGAGTACACCAATGTCATCGCCGCCCAGTCCGGACGCGTGGTGAAGCTCTCGGGCGCCAAGGGCACCTTCGTCACGGCAGGACAGAGCCTGATGATGTTCGTGCCAGACGAGGTCTGGATCGTTGCCAACTACAAGGAAACCCAGCTCAACGACATGCGGCCGGGCCAGCCGGTCGAGATCCGCATCGATGCCTATCCCGGCCGCAAGCTGACCGGCCATGTCGATTCCGTGCAGCCCGGCTCCGGCACCGCGTTCAGCCTGCTGCCGGCGGAGAACGCCACCGGCAATTACGTCAAGGTGGTGCAGCGCGTGCCGGTGAAGATCGTGGTCGACAACTGGCCGGCCGATCTGCCCGTTGGTCCCGGCATGTCGGTCGTGCCCTGGGCGAAGGTGCGATGA
- a CDS encoding PRC-barrel domain-containing protein has translation MLNQGELDRSEMGRLIGSDKVEGTSVFGADRNRIGSIERVMIDKISGKVSYAVLGFGGFLGLGNDHYPLPWQSLKYDTELGGYVTGITTKELEGAPKYGERSDWNWSDDAAVRGINSYYGVPFA, from the coding sequence ATGCTGAATCAAGGCGAACTGGACCGCAGCGAGATGGGCCGGTTGATCGGCAGCGACAAGGTCGAGGGAACATCGGTCTTTGGTGCGGATCGCAACCGGATCGGCTCGATCGAGCGCGTGATGATCGACAAGATCAGCGGCAAGGTGTCCTACGCCGTGCTCGGCTTCGGCGGCTTCCTGGGCCTCGGCAATGATCACTATCCGTTACCCTGGCAGTCGCTCAAATACGACACGGAGCTCGGCGGCTACGTCACCGGCATCACTACGAAAGAGCTGGAAGGCGCGCCGAAATACGGTGAACGGAGCGACTGGAACTGGAGCGATGACGCCGCGGTTCGCGGCATTAACTCCTATTACGGCGTTCCCTTCGCGTAG
- a CDS encoding thiamine pyrophosphate-requiring protein — protein sequence MSQTVSDFIVQRLHQWGVRHMFGYPGDGINGVFGALNRADGKIGFVQARHEEMAAFMATAYAKFSGELGVCIATSGPGASHLITGLYDALLDHQPVLAIVGQQARNALGGNYQQELDLVSMFKDVAGAYVMQASSPAQVRHLIDRAVRTALARRTPTAIILPNDLQEEPYDSPPRAHGTLHSGVGYSAPRITPRETELDRAAEVLNAGKKVAMLIGAGALHATDEVIAVADRLSAGCAKALLGKAALPDDLPWVTGSIGLLGTEPSYNMMMGCDTLLLVGSAFPYAEFLPKEGAARGVQIDIDASMMSIRFPMEVGLVGDAAETLRALLPRLAPKADGAWRNGIEDEVAKWWKTLDDRAHQPAAPVNPQLVTWELSPRLPDRAVITSDSGSCANWFARDLKMRRGMIASLSGGLASMGAAVPYALAAKYAHPDRPVIALVGDGAMQMNNMAELITAAKYWRSWRDPRFIVCVFNNEDLNQVTWEQRIINGDPKFEASQRIPNVSYSRFAEMIGLTGIFVDNPQLVGSAWEQALASERPVVLEVKTDPEVPPLPPHITLQQAKNFSLALMKGDPNQSSVIKGAARQVLETILPGKE from the coding sequence ATGTCCCAGACCGTATCCGACTTCATCGTCCAGCGTCTGCATCAATGGGGCGTGCGGCACATGTTCGGCTATCCCGGCGACGGCATCAACGGCGTGTTCGGCGCCTTGAACCGGGCGGACGGCAAAATTGGTTTCGTGCAGGCGCGGCACGAGGAGATGGCCGCATTCATGGCGACCGCTTACGCGAAGTTTTCAGGCGAGCTCGGCGTCTGCATCGCCACCTCGGGGCCCGGCGCCTCACATCTCATCACCGGCCTCTACGATGCGCTGCTCGATCACCAGCCGGTGCTGGCGATCGTCGGCCAGCAGGCACGGAACGCACTCGGCGGGAACTACCAGCAGGAACTCGACCTCGTCTCGATGTTCAAGGATGTCGCGGGCGCCTATGTCATGCAGGCCTCCTCGCCGGCACAGGTGCGGCACCTGATCGATCGTGCGGTGCGAACCGCACTGGCCCGACGAACGCCCACAGCGATCATCCTGCCCAACGATCTTCAGGAAGAGCCCTACGACAGCCCGCCTCGCGCCCACGGCACCCTGCACTCCGGTGTGGGTTACAGCGCCCCGCGCATCACGCCGCGAGAGACCGAGCTCGACCGCGCCGCCGAGGTGCTCAACGCCGGGAAGAAGGTCGCGATGCTCATCGGCGCCGGCGCGCTTCACGCGACCGATGAGGTGATCGCGGTCGCCGATCGGCTGTCGGCCGGCTGTGCCAAGGCGCTGCTCGGCAAGGCGGCGCTGCCGGACGACCTGCCATGGGTGACCGGCTCGATCGGCCTGCTCGGCACCGAGCCCAGCTACAACATGATGATGGGCTGCGACACCCTGCTGTTGGTCGGCTCCGCCTTTCCTTATGCTGAATTCCTGCCCAAGGAAGGCGCCGCGCGCGGCGTGCAGATCGACATCGACGCCAGCATGATGTCGATCCGTTTTCCGATGGAAGTCGGCCTCGTGGGCGATGCCGCCGAGACCCTGCGCGCGCTGCTGCCGCGGCTTGCACCCAAAGCCGATGGCGCCTGGCGCAACGGCATCGAGGACGAGGTCGCAAAATGGTGGAAGACGCTGGATGACCGCGCCCATCAGCCGGCAGCACCGGTCAACCCGCAGCTCGTCACCTGGGAATTGTCCCCGCGCCTGCCCGACCGCGCCGTCATCACCAGCGATTCCGGCTCCTGCGCCAACTGGTTCGCGCGCGACCTGAAAATGCGCCGCGGCATGATTGCCTCGCTCTCCGGCGGCCTCGCCTCGATGGGCGCTGCGGTGCCCTATGCGCTCGCCGCGAAATACGCCCATCCGGACCGTCCGGTGATTGCGCTGGTGGGCGATGGCGCGATGCAGATGAACAACATGGCGGAACTGATCACGGCTGCCAAGTACTGGCGCTCCTGGCGCGACCCACGCTTCATCGTCTGCGTCTTCAACAACGAGGATCTCAACCAGGTCACCTGGGAGCAGCGCATCATCAACGGCGATCCGAAGTTCGAGGCTTCGCAGCGCATTCCGAACGTCTCCTATTCGCGCTTCGCCGAAATGATCGGCCTCACCGGAATCTTCGTCGACAACCCGCAGCTGGTCGGCTCGGCCTGGGAGCAGGCGCTGGCGAGCGAGAGGCCCGTCGTCTTGGAGGTGAAGACCGATCCCGAAGTGCCGCCGCTGCCGCCGCACATCACCTTGCAGCAGGCCAAGAACTTCTCGCTCGCGCTGATGAAGGGCGACCCGAACCAGAGCAGCGTCATCAAGGGCGCGGCACGGCAGGTGCTCGAAACCATCCTGCCCGGAAAGGAGTGA
- a CDS encoding DUF4142 domain-containing protein gives MKRAMIAVACVLFAGPAIAQSLGEKTGVNSALGVAPATADFVKEVAISDLFEIESSKLAEQKGDAQEKSFAQQMVTDHTKTSGELKGLVSDGKVQATLPTALDSSHQSKLDKLKNATGKDFSSDYNSYQVSAHEDAVSLFERYAKGGDNSALKDWAGKTLPALKHHLDMAKELGKAPSVGQSKQSK, from the coding sequence ATGAAACGTGCCATGATTGCCGTTGCCTGCGTGCTGTTTGCAGGCCCCGCGATTGCCCAGTCGCTCGGCGAAAAGACCGGCGTCAACTCGGCGCTCGGCGTCGCGCCCGCCACGGCCGACTTTGTCAAGGAGGTCGCGATCAGCGACTTGTTCGAGATCGAGTCGAGCAAGCTCGCCGAGCAGAAGGGCGACGCGCAGGAGAAGAGCTTCGCCCAGCAGATGGTGACCGACCACACCAAGACCAGCGGCGAGCTGAAGGGCCTGGTCAGCGACGGCAAGGTGCAGGCGACCTTGCCGACGGCGCTCGACAGCTCGCACCAGAGCAAGCTCGACAAGCTGAAGAACGCGACGGGCAAGGACTTCAGCTCCGACTACAATTCCTACCAGGTCAGCGCCCATGAGGATGCGGTCTCGCTGTTCGAGCGCTATGCCAAGGGCGGCGACAATTCCGCACTGAAGGACTGGGCCGGCAAGACGCTGCCGGCGCTCAAGCACCATCTCGACATGGCCAAGGAGCTCGGCAAGGCGCCGAGCGTCGGACAGTCGAAACAGTCGAAGTAG
- a CDS encoding SDR family oxidoreductase, which yields MAEQDLNPVSRYPKPPFKKQSQPWPGLAGRMEPRPDHGETSYKGSGRLAGRKALITGGDSGMGRAAAIAYAREGADVAINYLPAEESDAQEVIALIKKEGRNGVAIPGDLKDEAFCRKLVEQAIQGLGGLDIIVNNAARQQTRASILDVSTEDFDATMKTNIYAPFWIIKAALPHLKPGSCIIGTASEQAYDPSPDLYDYAQTKAATMNYVKSLAKQLASKGIRVNGVAPGPIWTPLQVSGGATMEKLEKFGGMTPLGRPGQPAELASIYVQLADADASYATGQVYGSAGGSGQP from the coding sequence ATGGCAGAGCAGGACCTCAATCCCGTCAGCCGCTATCCAAAGCCGCCCTTCAAGAAGCAGTCGCAGCCCTGGCCGGGCCTTGCCGGCAGGATGGAGCCGCGGCCGGACCACGGCGAGACCAGCTACAAGGGCTCCGGCCGGCTCGCCGGCCGCAAGGCGCTGATCACCGGCGGTGATTCCGGCATGGGCCGCGCCGCCGCGATCGCTTATGCGCGCGAAGGCGCCGACGTCGCCATCAACTATCTGCCGGCGGAAGAGTCGGACGCGCAGGAGGTGATTGCGCTGATCAAGAAGGAAGGGCGCAACGGCGTTGCGATCCCCGGCGATCTCAAGGACGAAGCCTTCTGCAGGAAGCTGGTCGAGCAGGCCATCCAGGGTCTCGGCGGCCTCGACATCATCGTCAACAACGCGGCCCGGCAGCAGACGCGCGCCTCCATCCTTGACGTCTCGACGGAGGATTTCGACGCCACCATGAAGACCAACATCTACGCGCCATTCTGGATCATCAAGGCAGCGCTGCCGCATCTCAAGCCCGGATCCTGCATCATCGGCACAGCCTCCGAGCAGGCTTACGATCCCTCTCCCGATCTCTACGATTATGCGCAGACCAAGGCGGCGACCATGAACTACGTGAAATCGCTGGCGAAGCAGCTCGCCTCGAAGGGCATCCGCGTCAATGGCGTTGCGCCAGGGCCGATCTGGACGCCGCTCCAGGTTTCCGGCGGCGCCACGATGGAGAAGCTGGAGAAGTTCGGCGGCATGACGCCGCTCGGCCGTCCCGGCCAGCCTGCCGAGCTCGCTTCCATTTATGTGCAGCTGGCAGACGCCGATGCGAGCTATGCGACCGGCCAGGTCTACGGCTCCGCGGGTGGATCAGGGCAGCCCTAG
- a CDS encoding phosphatase PAP2 family protein, with protein MALATVRPTQIDIAIANEVADHTNSQFEQTAKALTWGADEHMLLALAAAGWLYAQLRPAEERRVANHVLAVSLATALLPHVLKSAFDQIRPDRLTVRGHLHGIPFSGQPRDAFPSGHAMHMGALASAASLLPPARRRLVRSIAAALSLTRVALLAHWASDVVVGFTLGIAIERLLRPWTLARPYRKSADRRART; from the coding sequence ATGGCGCTCGCAACAGTCAGGCCAACCCAAATCGATATCGCGATCGCAAACGAGGTCGCGGATCACACCAACTCACAGTTTGAGCAGACGGCCAAAGCGCTGACCTGGGGCGCAGACGAGCATATGCTGCTCGCGCTCGCCGCTGCGGGTTGGCTCTATGCCCAGCTTCGACCCGCCGAAGAGCGCCGCGTGGCCAATCATGTTCTGGCAGTTTCGCTCGCAACGGCGCTGTTGCCGCATGTCCTGAAATCCGCCTTTGACCAGATCAGACCGGACCGGCTGACGGTGCGAGGCCACCTCCACGGCATTCCTTTCTCCGGGCAACCGCGCGACGCTTTCCCGTCCGGCCACGCCATGCACATGGGCGCGCTCGCGTCGGCTGCCAGCCTGCTGCCCCCGGCCCGGCGCCGGCTCGTGCGCTCCATCGCGGCGGCGCTGTCACTGACACGCGTCGCCCTGCTCGCGCACTGGGCCAGCGACGTCGTTGTCGGCTTCACCCTCGGTATCGCCATCGAGCGGCTGCTGCGGCCGTGGACGCTGGCGAGGCCGTACCGCAAGTCCGCAGACCGGCGGGCACGGACATGA
- a CDS encoding DUF3147 family protein, whose product MTEYVLRFIAGGAIVSVFAILGDMLKPKSFGGLLGAAPSVALATLSIAVVQHGPHYAAAESWTMIYGAIALICYSLAVCHLLMRFRLAALPSTILAFAVWLAVAFGLLAGLGGAA is encoded by the coding sequence ATGACGGAGTATGTTCTGCGCTTCATCGCCGGCGGCGCGATCGTGTCCGTGTTTGCAATCCTAGGCGACATGCTGAAGCCCAAGAGCTTCGGCGGCCTTCTCGGCGCCGCGCCATCGGTCGCGCTCGCAACGCTCAGCATCGCCGTTGTCCAGCATGGCCCCCACTATGCCGCGGCGGAAAGCTGGACCATGATCTACGGCGCGATCGCTCTCATCTGCTACAGCCTCGCCGTCTGCCATCTCCTGATGAGATTTCGCCTTGCGGCGCTGCCTTCCACCATCCTTGCTTTCGCCGTATGGCTTGCAGTCGCCTTCGGCCTGCTCGCGGGTTTGGGAGGCGCGGCCTAA
- a CDS encoding DUF3147 family protein, translating to MLVKLSPSSLKQTRWYEYGVRFLLGGLATVFAGIVSKRFGVAVGGLFLALPAIFCASATLIESHERRRKEKAGLSGRRRGQQAAALDAAGAGLGSIGLAAFAATFYALVSASVIGAFAAAILLWATISVSAWWLRRTLRTTSRRGLPDRWM from the coding sequence ATGCTGGTCAAGCTGTCGCCCTCGTCGCTGAAGCAGACGCGCTGGTACGAGTACGGCGTCCGCTTCCTGCTCGGGGGCCTCGCGACTGTTTTCGCAGGGATCGTAAGCAAGCGCTTCGGTGTTGCGGTCGGCGGGCTCTTCCTCGCGCTCCCCGCCATCTTCTGCGCCAGCGCGACGCTGATCGAAAGCCACGAGCGCCGCCGCAAGGAGAAGGCCGGCCTCAGCGGACGGCGACGCGGGCAGCAGGCCGCAGCGCTGGACGCTGCGGGTGCCGGCCTCGGAAGCATTGGTCTTGCGGCGTTCGCTGCTACTTTCTACGCCCTGGTTTCGGCGAGCGTGATCGGCGCATTCGCCGCTGCTATTCTGTTGTGGGCTACCATTTCAGTATCGGCGTGGTGGCTGAGGCGGACGCTTCGCACCACCTCCCGCCGCGGGCTGCCCGATCGCTGGATGTGA